A region of the Phaseolus vulgaris cultivar G19833 chromosome 11, P. vulgaris v2.0, whole genome shotgun sequence genome:
GGTCAACTGCTCATAATTGCTCTAGTGTATCTCAATCTTCAGCTTTGGATGATGGGTCCTTGGAACTTCAGCATTCAGGTCATGACGCACAAGCCAATCCACTAATGAAGCGGTTTAGATTTGGTCAAGACAAGATATCTGTATCAGTGAAGACTGACCCCACCACCTTAGAACAACCTGACGAAGAATGTAACTCTCATGTCCAGACTGCTAACCAggtgttttatttttcaatattatttgctATATACATGGATGCTctgttgaataaactttaaatgttaGTTTGTGTgttttaaaattagaagttaCTAGAATATTATAGAATGAAGGTTTGGATAGTTGAAAGGTCAAAAGTTGTAAGTGGgtttttaattatgttgttaGTGGGTTTTTAAGGTCATAATGTAGATCTTTCTAGAAGAGCTTCCTAAAGCCTATAAAAAGGATGCTCTCTcatttgtaagatgcaccacagaaagaaatacaatagagagaattacaaagaagagtgtttctttTAGAGAGAATTTAAGTGTGAGTGAGTGTCTGTTTTTTTACaatttggtatcaagagccaatGGCGAATGTGACGGGTCAAATACCGCTACCACGGTTAACGAAGGCGACCAGATATGACAACTGGAGCATTCAAATGAAAGCTCTTCTCGGTTCTCAGGATTCATGGGAGGTGGTcgaagaaggttttgaagaaccaACAAATACCACGGGTTATACGGCAGCTCAAACCAAGGCATTGAAAGAGATGCGATCGAAAGATAAGGCAACTTTGTACATGTTGTATAGAGCTGTTGATGAGGCAATTTTTGAGAAGATTGCTGGTGCGTCCACTTCAAAGGAAGCATGGGACATATTGGAGAAGGTGTTCAAAGGAGCTGACCGAGTTAAGCAAGTGCGTCTACAAACTCTGCGTGGCGAGTTGGAGAACATGAAGATGATGGAGTCAGAAAGTGTATCTGACTACATCACGCGTGTACAGGCTGTGGTGAATCAACTCAACCGAAACGGTGATACTCTGACCGATGCACGAGttgtggagaagattttgagaacATTAACAGACAATTTTGAGAGTATTGTGCGCGCGATAGAACAGTCAAAGGACCTTGCGACACTCACAGTCGATGAGCTCGCCGGTTCTCTCGAGGCACACGAGCAacggaagaagaagaagaaggaagaaaCACTCGAGCAAACACTTCAAACCAAGGCGTCAATCAAAGACGAAAAGGTACTCTATTATCAAAATTCTCAATATAGAGGGCGTGGTCGTGGAAGTCGTGGAAACGGTCGTGGTGGAAAAGGCAGCAACCATGAAGGGTACTATAAGGAGAAGGAACAGTCGAGCCAACCAAATTGGCGTGGAAGAGGACGTGGTAGAGGAAGAGGCGGCCGATCGAATTATTCCAACATCGAGTGCTACAAATGTCACAAATATGGTCACTATGCGAAGGATTGTAACTCTGACAAATGTTACAATTGTGGTAAAGTGGGGCATTTTGCAAAAGATTGTCGTGCTGATATAAAGATAGAAGAAACAACCAACCTAGCCTTGGAAGTCGAAACGAATGAAGGTGTTCTCTTGATGGCTCAAGATGAAGTCAACATTAACAATGACACTTTGTGGTACCTCGACTCAGGAGCAAGCAACCATATGTGCGGTCACGAGTACCTATTCAAAGATATGCAAAAGATTGAAGATGGTCATGTTTCATTTGGAGATGCATCAAAGGTGGAGGTCAAAGGGCGAGGTACGGTTTGCTACTTACAAAAGGATGGCTTAATTGGGTCACTCCAAGATGTTTATTACGTACCAGACCTCAAGACCAATATTTTGAGTATGGGACAACTCACGGAGAAAGGTTACTCGATATTTTTGAAAGATCGGCTACTACACTTGAAGGACAAGAAAGGGCGTTTGGTTGCTCGAATCGAGATGGCAAGAAATCGGATGTACAAGCTGAATTTGAGAAGCATACGAGAAAAATGTTTGCAAGTCAACATAGAAGATAAGGCATCATTGTGGCATCTCCGTTTTGGTCACCTACATCATGGTGGACTAAAAGAGTTAGCGAAGAAGAATATGGTGCACGGGCTACCCAACATGGACTACGAGGGAAAATTTTGTGAAGAATGTGTGCTCAGCAAGCATGTGAGAACCTCGTTTCCAAAGAAGGCTCAATATTGGGCTAAGCAACCTCTCGAATTGATTCATACCGACATATGTGGACCAATTACTCCAGAGTCCTTCAGCGGTAAAAGGTATTTCATTACCTTCATTGATGATTTCTCACGGAAAACTTGGGTTTACTTTCTGAAAGAAAAATCCGAGGCATTTGAGGTGTTCAAAAAGTTCAAGGTGATGATGGAGAGGACAACTGATAAACAGATCAAAGTTGTACGATCTGATAGAGGTGGCGAGTATACTTCAACGGCTTTCATGGAGTATTGCGAGGAGCAAGGCATAAGGCGATTTCTAACTGCACcatacactcctcaacaaaatggtgtggcCGAGAGGAAGAATCGGACCATTCTCGACATGGTTCGATCAATGCTTAAGAGCAAAAAGATGCCAAAGGAATTGTGGGCGGAAGCTGTGCAATGCGCCATCTATGTGCAAAATCGATGTCCACATGTGAAGTTAGATGATCAAACACCACAAGAGGCATGGAGCGGACAAAAGCCAACAGTTTCTCATCTCAAAGTGTTTGGTAGTGTGGCTTATGCACATGTACCAGATCAACGAAGAACGAAGCTCGAAGACAAAAGCAAAAGGTATGTTTTTATTGGGTATGATGAGAAGACAAAAGGGTACAAGCTACTTGATCCAATAAGCAAGAAGGTGACGGTGAGTCGTGATGTGCAAATAAATGAAGCAAGCGAGTGGGATTGGAACAATTCTTCAGAGGTTATGATTGAAGTTGGAGAATCATCACCGACAAGTATAAATTCCGAAACAaccgatgatgaagatgaaccaCGACAACCTAAAATTCGaagtttgcatgatttgtatgaTTCGACAAATGAGGTACACCTAGTATGTCTTTTGGCAGATGCTGAAAATATCAGCTTTGAAGAGGCGGTGCGAGACAAGAAGTGGCAAATTGCCATGGATGAGGAGATTAAAGCGATTGATCGCAACAACACATGGGAGCTAACAGAATTTCTAGAGGGAAGTCAGCCCATTGGTGTGAAGTGGATAttcaagaaaaagatgaatgctCAAGGCGAGATAGAGAGGTACAAGGCGCGACTCGTTGCGAAGGGATACAAACAAAAGGAGGGAATAGACTACGATGAGGTGTTTGCTCCCGTTGTAAGAATGGAGACAATTCGATTGCTCATTTCCCAAGCGGCTCAATTTAAATGGCcgatatttcaaatggatgtcaagtcgGCATTCTTGAATGGTGTGCTTGAAGAAGAAGTCTACATCGAACAACCACCTGGGTACATGAAAATCGAAGAGGAGAAGAAGGTGCTAAAATTGAAGAAGGCACTTTACGGGTTGAAGCAAGCACCGCGGGCATGGAATACTCGTATCGATACATACTTCAAGGAGAACGGGTTCAAGCAATGTCCTTACGAGCATGCTCTTTACGCAAAGAACAATGGAGGTAACATGATATTTGTTgctctttatgttgatgatctcATTTTTATGGGTAATAATAGTGAGATGATAGAAGAGTTTAAGGGCACAATAAGACGGGAATTTGAGATGACAGATTTGGGATTGATGAAGTTTTTCCTTGGCTTGGAGGTTAGACAAAAAGAAACGGGTATTTTTGTATCACAGGAGACATATGCAAAAGAGATTTTGAAGAAGTACAAGATGGAAAATTGCAACCCAGTATCAATACCAATGGAACCAGGTGCAAAACTCTCAAAGTTCGATGGAGGAGAACGTGTCGATGCAAGTAGATACCGGATTTTGGTAGGAAGCCTTCGTTATCTCACATGCACGAGGCCAGATCTTTCATTAAGTGTCGGCATCATAAGTCGATTCATGGAGGAACCAGTTTACTCACATTGGAAGGCGTTGAAGCGAGTCCTATGGTACATCTAAGGTACTGTATCACTTGGATTGTTCTACTCAAAAGCAAAAGATTACAAGTTGGTGGGTTACTCTGACAGTGATTGGTGTGGAGACATAGATGATCGGAAAAGTACATCGGGATATGTATTCTTTATGGGCAACACAACATTTTCTTGGCTTTCAAAGAAGCAACCGATCGTGACGCTATCAACGTGTGAAGCTGAATATGTGGCAGCATCTTGGTGTGTATGTCATGCGATATGGCTGAGAAACTTGTTGAGTAAGATGGAGCTAAAGCAACTAGATGCAACTGTGATTCAAGTTGACAACAAATCAGCAATTGAGTTGGCAAAGAACCCAGTGAACCATGAAAGAAGCAAACACATTGATGTTCGTTTTCACTTTATTCGTGATCATGTGAAGAAAGGAAGTGTGGAATTGGTGCATGTGGCAAGTCAAGATCAAGTTgctgatatcttcacaaaaccgcTACCGAAAGTTTTTTTTGACAAATACAAGAAGATGATTGGCATGATGGATAGTAGAAACATTTAAGTTTGTGGGGGAGTtttgttgaataaactttaaatgttaGTTTGTGTgttttaaaattagaagttaCTAGAATATTATAGAATGAAGGTTTGGATAGGTGAAAGGTCAAAAGTTGTAAGTGGgtttttaattatgttgttaGTGGGATTTTAAGGTCATAATGTAGATCTTTCTAGAAGAGCTTCCTAAAGCCTATAAAAAGGATGCTCTCTcatttgtaagatgcaccacagaaagaaatacaatagagagaattacaaagaagagtgtttctttTAGAGAGAATTTAAGTGTGAGTGAGTGTCTGTTTTTTTACATGCTCTACCTAGTAGGTTTACTACTGACACCAGAGGCTGAAGTAATCATCattgaaaaaattagttttagtgTACATGATTGGACTTCTTAGAttggtttttttaattttctccaTTATCCCCCCTCGTGTGAATACCAAAGTATTGAAAAGAACAGACCAATTCAAACCTGCTAAGATTTATTAGTCCAAGAGAGTAAGAGGCAGTGAAAGTCATAGCCTTGAGCAATAGGTCTAGTATTCTTTTATATTGTATCAAGCAGTTGGCTATCTTTACCGCTTAAAAATTAAGGAAAATGCCTTGGAATGGTTTTTATTTATATCCAGCATTGAATATATAGGCCAATTTGATATTGTCAGCTAGATAATGTTGTAATCTAATACTTCAGATTTTAACGATACTGGTCTAACCTGGACTTAAGTGTAGACAAGACCAATTTGTCAACCTTTGCAGATGTTtccttaaattattttcttaaagatTCTTGTTCTTAAGTAGGCCCTCTTTGCTCTCATTTTCTTTTAACTAGCTCTGCAAACTTATTGTCACTAGGTAGAGAATGAATTTCCAAGAAGCTCCGATGGAAAGCCTGCAAACGTCAATGAAGCATATGATTCTCCATCTGATTCAGAGAGTATAGGGGAGGGAAATTCACCTTTAAATAGTATGGCAAGTAAAAGATATCCAATATCTGATATGACCATTTTCAAATACAGCCTTGCGAGCTTGGCTGAGAGATCTCTCATACTTAAGGAAATTGCCACCTCTGCTTCTGACAAAGAAATTTTAGAATTGGCTAATCATGTGTCACACTATTCAGGATGTTCGCATCACGGGTGAGTGGTTTTTCTAGCAGCAATTATATTACTGCATTAGTGCCCCCATTAAGGATGGTTAATGGGTGTAATTGcttgtaaatataaaaattgtaccAAGAATCTAAGATATTTATGggtaattatttttcaaattttatatcttTATAAATTCTTAGCTTAAGCTGTTTTGTCCTTGTCAGTTTCAAACGTAATACTCGCTTCTGGTATTCATCTTTTCATGTTTGACTACCGGTACTGCATATGATAGCAGTCAACAACCAACTATTTTAATGCTTAACGGTTCATGAATGACTTTATTATGAGTGGGGGTAACTCTCTGTATGAGTTAGATTTTGgtattgagttaggcttaaaccAAAAGTTCAAGACAACCTAGCATACAACCGTTGGAAAGAGCCTTTCAGCTTTAAGTGTGGACAATGCAAAGACCCACTTTTTCCATGTGCTTAAATATATATGTAAGAGTGGAGAGTGAAGAGGGGAGAGACAGCAAGGATCAAACTCTTCTTGACCAGTTAATTAGAGTCTGTTATATACCATGTCAATGATCAAGTATCCTGAGAGCTTAAACAGGCAAAGGCTCGTGAATGGCTTTGTTACATTCTCAAAACAATAGTTATAACATCTATAGCAACTTGACATCTGGAACTATTGCTTGGTTTCAGTTGATTAAAAGATTTAACGCAATAAACTCTAAATGCAAGTTCAATGTTATGGCAAATACATTTTATTCTTGTTCCTAGATTGTATCCTAATTATTTGATTCTCAAAGAAATGTGTGTTAGTTTCTTAAAGGTTTTGTTTtagtataatttatttcatCTCCTGCAATCACCTAGAACGTTTTCTCCCTTTTAACTACTGGCTCTGTTTCTATATCAGAAACCAAATATTAATTGCCAAGAAATTGATAAAAGATGGAACTAATCTATGGAAGGTGATGTCACCAAACAATCATCACATTCCTTGGGAGAATGCAGTGTATGAGATTCAAGAGCAATTCATGAAGATTGCTTGTTGCGGTTCAAGGTCTCTCTCACCTCAGGTTTATATCTTTTACTTATTGGAGGAAAGTTACTGTTATGTTTTATGTAAGTTACTAAATGTCGGAAATCATTTGGACATCTGGAGAATTGTGTAGTTATCATTACAATGCaaatgcacatataaaaatgcCCTAAATACAACATTTTGTGAGTCTTATGCATTCAAGCATTTATTGGAAAAATATTGCCTTGATGAGCTTAATTTCATCTAGTAAAGCATGGCCTTTCCTTTCAGGACTAAGTATCACCATTGAAGCCTGTTATTCTTACCACTATTAGAAatctaaacaaaaataatagtaaattggaagaaaaaaaatactgttATTAGTTGTCTGAGTTTTTGAAAGTATCAGAACCATAGAAAAATTGCTTGCGAAATATCATAGTTTTTTACATTTACTGTAGGACATAAATCTTCTGAGAAGGTTCACTGGATGTCAAGAGTACCTAACACAAGATAACTTCGAGAAGTTGTGGTGTTGGTTGTACCCTGTGGCATTTACAATATCAAGGGACTGGATAAATCCTATCTGGAATTCCACATCACCTAAGTGGATAGAAGGGTTCATAACCAAGGAGGAAGCAGAAGCTTCACTACAAGGTCCCACAGGATTTCAAGAACCTGGTACCTTTGTACTCCGATTTCCTACCTCACGAAGCTGGCCACACCCAGATGCAGGTAGCTTAGTTGTAACCTATGTTGGCAATGACTACAAACTTCACCACAGGCTACTTTCTTTGCATCAGATTTATGGGTAagctttatttatttcttcttcatAGAATAGATTGCTGAATGTCAACTTTGTTTGTCATTTCTAAGACTTGAGCAAATTGATAATACTGAATAGGGAAGGGCTGGGGGTTGAGGCCATCTTGAATGCCATCCATTTATGAAGAAGTTGAAGATTTGACCTTAAGAATTATTAATATCCATGCGTTTCTGAAGAGTTCATAGACTGAGAAAAGTGAATGGGGCTTTAGCTTAAAATATGATGTTTCTGTTTACAACCTCAGACCAAATGATTAAATAATTGATAACATTCAACTTAATCACAAAACATGGGATGACAGGGATCAACACTTGGTCATACCATGTCTTGTATCAACTCTCTCAAAAGTTTTAAGCTATTTGGTTTTCTCATCTCCAAAAACATTAATGACTGCTATGTGATGAATCAACTAATTTAATACTTCGCTTGTCCAGTTGAGTATATCTAATTAGAATACATGTCATTGTTCTATATTTTTTCTTGGCCCACCTGTTGCTAATGAAAATTAACTCGCTCATGTACACACAAGATGTATCTAGTGAGAAATTTAATCAATGCGAGAGAAATGATAAGAGTAAATCGTGATTATTGCATTTTGTTGAACACTAAACAAAATTATGCTTATCACTTGATGATTTAGAAACTCTACATAGTTTATATCTTACTGTTCTTTATTTAATGATCAAATGAACTCATCTCTTTCTCAAAGTCAGCTTTCATAACAGCCTATGTAAATTCTCACAAGGACAGAcacaaacactttcaatatATGCTATCCTTTAACTAAAACATCAATCACTTTTCTTGTAATTCTTATAGCTCTGGTGATAAACGAGTTGACATGAAACCGCTTCAAGATATGCTATTGGCAGAACCTGAGCTCTCTCGATTGGGAAGGTAATAATTACATAAAGCATTTTCTTATTGTTTCTTATACACTGAATGCTTAACAAATCTCAAATATTTACTGTATTTGATTAAACTGTTCAGGATAATAAGAAGTCATTAGGCAAACTATAACTGTTGCAGAATGTGCCTCAACATCCCAGTTAAAGTTGCTTTCAATTCAAGTCTGCCTTTGTTAGAAAGACTCAGAAAAGTAGATGGGACTAGTGGCCTGTGAACTATGATAGTATATTTTACAGTTTACTTGTATATTACGAAAAGTAAGATTTAGGCGTATTATTGTAAGGATTAGTGgataatgatattttatataaaagataTCCCCATTCATTTGTATTCAATACCAATCAAAGCATCTCTTATGTTGTTGAGTTGGCTTCCATAGGAATCTCTCCCCATTGGTTTTGACCCCTGCAATAATATGCCAAATTATTGTGTCCTGCAGAGGTTACAACCATTTCGAACAATGTTTTACATGTTGAGGGATTAACTAATGTGAACCATGGGAGATATTGTGTACCCATTACTAACCAATTAGACTACTGAGATTTTTAAGTTCTTTGTCACATGAATATGTCTAACAAtttgttttctaaaataaattaaaagaaaaagttgatAAATACAATAATGACATGAGAATAAAAGCTCTTAGTTGAATATCACAAAATTGTTGTTTTATCCATTACAAAAGTTGAGTATGCAACAGTAACAAGTTAGTAaagaatttatataatttcaagGTTTGTTAAAAAAAGTTGAGATTCATCAAAATAAATAGTGATTTTTACATATAAGAACACATTGGTCTCATTCTCTTCAATAAATCTTTGTTTAAGGACGAGGTACTAGCATTGAAAAGGATTATAGAAAAGAAGAATATATGTTGATAAAGGTAGTAATCATTAACTAATGGAAATTATGATTAATTTCAATTGTTTTGTTAGAAtgacaaaaaaaagttattgaatTTATTAAGGTGTGAAGACAAAGTGAAATTTGTCTTTTAAGTGGAGAGATTCTAGATTTGGTCATGCAAAACAAAATCCTTTagtgagaaaaaataaaaaaacaataaattaaaaaaaatgcatgaaaatataaaaaaatgtatgaatTAGAAATTTTGTGTGAATGCATAATTAACCTTATGCTATAGCTATGTAAATAATATTCCAACTAAGAAGATGaaaggagagagagaaaaaataagagttaaaaataatattttattttctaagttATTTGGGTTTTGAGTTGAGTATTtataaacactttttttttcttctttatcaaTATATACCAGCCACAATCAAAAGATGAAAACATAATTCACTCAACTTTGTCATCAATTTTGTATGTAATTAtttctcatttattttatttttcataaatgtAACTATTGAAAATTTAGATTATTTACTAGAAAAAGGAGACTACccctaatttaaaaataaaagcaaatatCCAAACAATACTAGGGTTTTTATAACTTAAATTAACTAAAAGTAAATCTAATTTAGTATTGAAAAATACATTTCCAATTAGCATCAAACCAACCCAAATTTACAATTAAAATAGGTTCGTAAATACCTTATAAAATATCAGTTTGAAAACCTGTAGTTGTAAATTCTCTTGTGTCTGAGCTTTTGCTGTTTTAACCAGTTTTACATATTCAGTAGATAATTTTACTCTTCggtgtttcttcttgcaccctatCAAAACTCTTTCTGCAcccatcaatttttttaaaaaaatattttaccatTTCTTTAAATGATTCTTGGATTATCTTATCTGCAATCTTTTTCATAACACCCCTTTCTGGAATTCTTAGGAAGGTTGGAAGAAGATTAAGAAGAACCTCAAAAGACCTtgcttttattattaatgattattGATGTATCTTTTTCTATTCCACACCCAAAGAAACAAAGTAGATAAAGT
Encoded here:
- the LOC137820864 gene encoding SH2 domain-containing protein A-like isoform X1, whose translation is MNSDSVGSEGYSLLKDLRLEIEAKDATFSLCFWLYFTSFSTFPVTIIQQVYSDISESAPFLVIDDNKRIHLLPLLLLHEEAPDTGNINSWAEVPHATVDFKFPLEKWVHVECQVFPDYIQLRINGEIIGEKSLCSLLNEKSGSSDLKKLTLANVGGDGNSVQGYVHKFEIFPNISSTKDYHLKDPPLKLSIDESSVSEIEEESDGVWAVVGGKASCRRNFSLDVVLSDAFGQPVDKDNEQVFASLLYADTRAPVENTTDDEAPLLASYDGIEFSSCERPSKLLLGRASFKLKISQLSSKCDNRFFLIRFCVPKLGNYPFLETYSHPIRCISRSRNTRLSTLVWKRSTAHNCSSVSQSSALDDGSLELQHSGHDAQANPLMKRFRFGQDKISVSVKTDPTTLEQPDEECNSHVQTANQVENEFPRSSDGKPANVNEAYDSPSDSESIGEGNSPLNSMASKRYPISDMTIFKYSLASLAERSLILKEIATSASDKEILELANHVSHYSGCSHHGNQILIAKKLIKDGTNLWKVMSPNNHHIPWENAVYEIQEQFMKIACCGSRSLSPQDINLLRRFTGCQEYLTQDNFEKLWCWLYPVAFTISRDWINPIWNSTSPKWIEGFITKEEAEASLQGPTGFQEPGTFVLRFPTSRSWPHPDAGSLVVTYVGNDYKLHHRLLSLHQIYGSGDKRVDMKPLQDMLLAEPELSRLGRIIRSH
- the LOC137820864 gene encoding SH2 domain-containing protein B-like isoform X2, with amino-acid sequence MNSDSVGSEGYSLLKDLRLEIEAKDATFSLCFWLYFTSFSTFPVTIIQQVYSDISESAPFLVIDDNKRIHLLPLLLLHEEAPDTGNINSWAEVPHATVDFKFPLEKWVHVECQVFPDYIQLRINGEIIGEKSLCSLLNEKSGSSDLKKLTLANVGGDGNSVQGYVHKFEIFPNISSTKDYHLKDPPLKLSIDESSVSEIEEESDGVWAVVGGKASCRRNFSLDVVLSDAFGQPVDKDNEVFASLLYADTRAPVENTTDDEAPLLASYDGIEFSSCERPSKLLLGRASFKLKISQLSSKCDNRFFLIRFCVPKLGNYPFLETYSHPIRCISRSRNTRLSTLVWKRSTAHNCSSVSQSSALDDGSLELQHSGHDAQANPLMKRFRFGQDKISVSVKTDPTTLEQPDEECNSHVQTANQVENEFPRSSDGKPANVNEAYDSPSDSESIGEGNSPLNSMASKRYPISDMTIFKYSLASLAERSLILKEIATSASDKEILELANHVSHYSGCSHHGNQILIAKKLIKDGTNLWKVMSPNNHHIPWENAVYEIQEQFMKIACCGSRSLSPQDINLLRRFTGCQEYLTQDNFEKLWCWLYPVAFTISRDWINPIWNSTSPKWIEGFITKEEAEASLQGPTGFQEPGTFVLRFPTSRSWPHPDAGSLVVTYVGNDYKLHHRLLSLHQIYGSGDKRVDMKPLQDMLLAEPELSRLGRIIRSH